One genomic window of Mucilaginibacter sp. SJ includes the following:
- a CDS encoding ABC transporter ATP-binding protein, giving the protein MSKKILDIRELKREFQMGSETVRALKGISFDVEAGEFVTIMGSSGSGKTTLLNILGCLDKPSIGDYFLDGVDVKKLSRDELAQLRNRKIGFVFQAYNLLPRTSALENVELPLLYNREISVSERRDRAIHALEAVKLAERLDHTPSQLSGGQQQRVAIARALVNEPVMILADEATGNLDSRTSYEIMSLMQELNSQQGKTIVFVTHEPDIASFSSRTIQLRDGRIQKDTPNTNQRSAKEVLAGLPVTDDY; this is encoded by the coding sequence ATGAGCAAGAAGATTTTAGATATACGTGAGCTGAAGCGCGAATTTCAGATGGGCAGTGAAACTGTACGCGCGCTTAAAGGGATTTCTTTTGATGTAGAAGCAGGCGAATTTGTAACCATTATGGGAAGCAGCGGCAGCGGTAAAACCACCCTGCTTAATATTTTAGGCTGTTTGGACAAGCCTTCTATAGGTGATTATTTTTTAGATGGCGTAGACGTAAAAAAGTTATCGCGCGATGAATTGGCCCAACTGCGCAACCGCAAAATAGGTTTCGTTTTCCAGGCTTATAACCTGCTCCCGCGTACATCGGCATTGGAAAATGTGGAGCTGCCACTTTTGTACAACAGGGAGATCAGTGTAAGCGAGCGCCGTGACAGGGCTATTCATGCATTAGAAGCAGTAAAACTGGCCGAACGTTTGGATCATACACCAAGCCAGCTTTCGGGTGGGCAACAGCAACGTGTAGCCATAGCCCGTGCCCTGGTGAACGAACCTGTAATGATCCTGGCCGATGAGGCAACGGGTAACCTGGATAGCCGCACTTCATATGAGATCATGTCATTAATGCAGGAGCTCAACTCGCAGCAGGGCAAAACCATTGTGTTTGTAACGCACGAGCCTGATATCGCTTCTTTCAGTAGCCGTACCATTCAGTTACGCGATGGCAGGATCCAGAAGGATACCCCGAATACCAATCAACGCTCGGCAAAAGAAGTGCTTGCAGGCTTACCTGTTACCGATGATTATTAA
- a CDS encoding ABC transporter permease, with the protein MNLFNLIRIAYKALQRNKLRAFLTMLGIIIGVASVIAMVAIGQGSKQSIHDQLSSMGSNMITVLPSSNLNGGVRIAGSSFQTLTQKDIVALQKAQYITELSPSITSKGQAINGALNWPTTIQGVSPDYLDIRKLSLKDGIAFTEQDVLTSAKVCLIGQTVIDNLFPNGENPIGKVIRFNKIPFQIIGILNPKGQNAFGQDQDDILIAPYTTIQKRILATIYYQNIYASAANEQVTDAAVTEMTRIIRDSHRLRDSEDNDFTVRTQAELINTLSSTSGLLTVLLTVIAGISLVIGGIGIMNIMYVSVTERTREIGLRMSIGARGKDIMLQFLMEAILISITGGIIGVVLGIVSSNLVTLTLSWPTIVSESSVLLSFVVCAITGIFFGYYPAQKAARLDPIEALRYE; encoded by the coding sequence ATGAATTTATTTAACCTGATAAGGATAGCTTACAAAGCATTGCAACGAAATAAACTAAGGGCCTTTTTAACGATGCTGGGTATTATTATCGGTGTAGCATCGGTAATAGCGATGGTGGCCATCGGGCAGGGATCAAAACAAAGCATCCATGACCAGTTATCAAGCATGGGCTCAAACATGATCACTGTGCTGCCGAGCAGTAACCTCAACGGCGGTGTGCGTATTGCAGGTTCAAGCTTTCAAACCCTCACTCAAAAAGATATTGTTGCCCTGCAAAAAGCACAATATATTACGGAGCTTTCGCCTTCAATAACCTCAAAAGGCCAGGCTATTAATGGCGCATTAAACTGGCCTACAACTATACAGGGTGTCAGCCCGGATTACCTCGACATTCGCAAGCTGAGCTTAAAAGACGGCATCGCCTTTACCGAACAGGATGTCCTAACATCGGCAAAGGTTTGTTTAATAGGCCAAACAGTTATTGACAACCTGTTCCCCAATGGTGAAAACCCAATAGGCAAAGTAATCCGGTTTAATAAAATCCCGTTCCAGATCATTGGCATCCTCAATCCAAAGGGACAAAACGCCTTCGGCCAGGATCAGGACGATATCCTGATAGCGCCCTATACTACCATTCAAAAGAGGATCCTGGCAACTATCTACTATCAAAATATCTATGCATCAGCAGCCAATGAACAAGTGACAGATGCGGCCGTAACCGAAATGACCCGGATCATCCGCGATTCGCACCGTTTGCGCGATAGTGAAGATAATGACTTCACCGTGCGTACCCAGGCCGAACTGATCAATACCCTAAGCTCAACCAGCGGATTACTTACCGTGCTGCTTACTGTAATTGCCGGGATCTCGCTGGTGATAGGAGGTATCGGCATCATGAATATCATGTACGTTTCGGTAACAGAACGCACGCGAGAGATCGGTCTGCGTATGTCTATCGGAGCCCGGGGGAAAGATATTATGCTTCAATTTCTGATGGAAGCCATCCTGATTAGTATCACCGGTGGCATTATTGGCGTAGTGCTGGGCATTGTATCGTCAAACCTCGTTACCCTTACTTTGTCTTGGCCGACTATCGTATCTGAATCATCGGTATTGCTATCGTTTGTGGTTTGCGCAATTACAGGAATCTTTTTTGGGTATTACCCTGCGCAGAAGGCAGCAAGGCTGGATCCTATTGAGGCGTTGAGGTATGAATAG
- a CDS encoding Kelch repeat-containing protein — protein sequence MVEKSKVLMLSKRACKLVLLFIILLSATESRGQGLQFGSNDSLMSKRTSYQVFKDDLPTFHDHLVIGFDLSLWDNQHLGYILNLTDDKGNSYSLSAIYNHGSFLNFNIDSRSNKLSIPLADTMLKRRKWFKVIVDLDLKGDKVGISVNGKWHRATGLGFNGKLTAKITFGKNEHYSDVPNMAIKNLVVSNDDKTYTFLLSEWTGNDVFTVEGDNLGHVDNPAWLINESYFWKQKFVHTFNEVAGINFNERNEQFFIFKSDSLMFYDAGRDAVGTKPFKNKLAVPLHLGKSIVNLKENECYLYEVLKAPQPAPSIAAFSLDSLSWDFYGKATITEQRHHHNIFYDKDFNNFYLFGGYGSFKYYNNFFKYDKAADTWQQQSFTGDVINPRFFSAASTADQNNDVYIFGGYGNQSGNQVVGGMHYYDLYRVNLDKHSIKKLWEIKPDEEAFVPANNLIVSKDKQFFYVLCYPHERPKTSLRLYKFSIKDGSYQVVSGTIPVVSERIETDHNLFYNAGQDVFYCTTQEFETPSRSTIKIFALTAPPVSQEAFVAAHQPKSKSFTLYRILGGASAFVLLYGIVVFFLRRKKDNDEPAAVNEERFAEQKIEPEIGNKANAVYLLGEFTVYDKNKRDITYLFSPKIKQLFILILLNSREKNGVVSKKISTTLWPDKDVVKTKNIRGVTINHLRNILSDIDGLELAFLNDTYSFISTEHFYCDYFVVREALKQTNVGEPSAFSYLDLVARGGLLQQIPEIWLDDFKQEYEEVLMPVILPVIKKAYDAFDYKKALEISRIVLNIDPFNDIGIKFKLKALRRTKGIEHARKIYEEFSAEYEKSLGEEYPVPFEKICSNKSDPR from the coding sequence ATGGTGGAAAAAAGTAAGGTTTTAATGCTTTCAAAAAGGGCATGTAAGCTTGTATTGCTTTTTATTATACTGCTGTCTGCAACTGAGAGCAGGGGGCAGGGGTTGCAGTTTGGTTCAAATGACAGCCTGATGAGCAAGCGCACCTCTTACCAGGTTTTTAAGGATGATCTGCCAACCTTTCATGATCACCTGGTCATTGGTTTCGACCTTTCATTGTGGGATAATCAGCACCTTGGCTATATTTTAAACTTAACCGATGATAAGGGTAACTCCTACAGCCTGAGTGCGATTTACAATCATGGCTCGTTCCTCAACTTCAATATTGATAGCCGGAGTAATAAGCTCAGCATCCCCCTTGCCGATACTATGCTGAAACGGCGTAAATGGTTTAAGGTGATAGTTGATCTTGATCTCAAAGGTGATAAAGTAGGCATTTCCGTAAACGGAAAATGGCACCGGGCTACAGGATTGGGTTTTAACGGTAAATTAACCGCGAAGATCACCTTTGGCAAAAACGAACATTATTCGGATGTGCCGAATATGGCCATTAAAAACCTGGTTGTCAGCAACGATGATAAAACCTATACCTTTCTGCTTAGTGAATGGACCGGCAATGATGTTTTTACGGTTGAGGGAGATAACCTGGGGCATGTTGATAACCCGGCATGGCTTATCAACGAATCATACTTTTGGAAACAGAAGTTCGTGCATACTTTTAACGAGGTTGCAGGGATCAACTTTAATGAAAGAAATGAACAGTTCTTTATCTTCAAAAGTGATTCCCTGATGTTTTATGATGCCGGGCGGGATGCAGTAGGAACAAAACCATTCAAAAATAAACTGGCAGTGCCTTTGCACCTGGGCAAAAGTATCGTAAACCTTAAGGAGAATGAATGTTATTTGTATGAAGTGCTCAAGGCCCCACAACCTGCTCCAAGTATCGCTGCTTTTAGCCTGGACAGCCTTAGCTGGGATTTTTATGGTAAGGCGACCATAACGGAGCAAAGGCATCATCATAATATTTTTTACGATAAGGACTTTAACAACTTTTACCTTTTTGGCGGGTACGGCTCTTTTAAATACTATAATAACTTTTTTAAATATGATAAAGCCGCAGATACCTGGCAGCAACAAAGTTTTACTGGCGATGTGATCAACCCCCGGTTTTTTTCGGCAGCAAGTACAGCTGATCAAAACAATGATGTTTACATTTTTGGCGGCTACGGCAACCAGTCGGGCAACCAGGTAGTAGGCGGGATGCACTATTATGACCTGTACCGGGTTAACCTGGATAAGCATAGCATTAAAAAGCTCTGGGAGATCAAACCGGATGAAGAAGCATTTGTACCAGCCAATAATCTCATTGTATCCAAAGATAAGCAGTTTTTTTATGTGCTATGCTATCCGCATGAACGGCCTAAAACCAGTTTGCGTCTGTACAAATTTTCAATAAAAGATGGTTCGTACCAGGTAGTAAGCGGTACCATCCCGGTTGTGTCCGAACGGATAGAAACTGACCATAACCTGTTTTATAATGCCGGGCAGGATGTATTTTACTGCACTACCCAGGAGTTTGAAACACCATCCCGGTCTACCATAAAAATCTTCGCACTTACCGCGCCGCCTGTGAGCCAGGAGGCATTTGTGGCCGCCCACCAACCCAAAAGCAAATCTTTTACTTTATACAGGATATTGGGTGGCGCGTCTGCATTTGTGTTGTTATACGGAATTGTTGTATTTTTCTTAAGGCGGAAAAAGGATAACGATGAACCTGCTGCTGTTAACGAAGAGCGTTTTGCCGAACAAAAAATAGAACCTGAAATAGGCAACAAGGCCAACGCTGTTTACCTCCTTGGCGAGTTCACTGTTTATGATAAAAATAAGCGGGATATTACTTACCTGTTTAGTCCCAAGATCAAGCAGCTGTTTATCCTTATTTTGTTGAACAGTCGCGAAAAGAACGGTGTGGTATCAAAAAAAATCTCCACTACACTATGGCCGGATAAGGATGTAGTCAAAACTAAGAATATTCGCGGTGTAACCATCAATCACCTTCGTAACATCCTTTCGGATATAGATGGCCTGGAACTTGCTTTTTTAAACGATACCTATAGTTTTATCAGCACCGAACATTTTTATTGCGATTATTTTGTGGTGAGGGAAGCACTTAAACAAACTAATGTTGGTGAACCTTCCGCGTTCAGTTACCTCGACTTAGTTGCCCGTGGCGGGCTGTTGCAGCAAATCCCTGAAATTTGGCTTGATGATTTTAAGCAGGAGTATGAAGAGGTGCTGATGCCGGTTATTTTGCCGGTAATAAAAAAAGCTTACGATGCCTTTGATTATAAAAAAGCGCTGGAGATTTCGCGCATTGTGCTGAATATCGATCCGTTTAATGATATCGGCATTAAGTTTAAACTCAAAGCCCTGCGGCGTACCAAAGGCATTGAACATGCCCGAAAAATTTATGAGGAGTTTAGCGCTGAATATGAAAAGTCATTAGGCGAAGAGTACCCGGTCCCCTTCGAAAAGATCTGTTCTAATAAGTCTGACCCGCGCTGA
- a CDS encoding TolC family protein, translating into MKIKHIITFFLLLTGSSYLQAQDSTLVGKSLKWDLAKCIDYAKKNNIQINSLRLSQQTSQQEYLLARAARLPDLSATGSQTFAHGNNFSNGDNGRHSGYNVSGSYGISSNVTLYNGSYINNNIQQKNLQVQSANLGILQQENDIVLQITQAYLTVLLDKETVIYNTDLLSTTQAQVKLQQQRYNVGSVARKDLIQLQAQQATDQYTLVNSKNAVRNDLLTLKQLLVLPTDLSFDIMQPDTVMAPIDSISSFREAEQTALQNRPEVKSGELGVKIAQYDVEKAKAGYKPTLTAGASLNTGYANGQGVSFGNQINNNFYQQLGLTLAIPIFTKRVVKTQVEEAKISVKQSQLDLKNTKVTLSQTVERAYINVQNARSQFDAAAEEYKYSKESYRIASEQLKVGVANTVDFLLQKNLFVQAQQSFVQAKYNALLTLKIYDFYRGVPITL; encoded by the coding sequence TTGAAAATAAAACATATCATAACGTTCTTTTTATTGCTCACGGGCAGTTCATATCTTCAGGCGCAGGATAGCACGCTGGTGGGTAAATCGCTTAAGTGGGACCTGGCTAAATGTATCGACTATGCCAAAAAGAACAACATCCAGATCAATTCGTTGCGCCTGTCGCAGCAAACCAGTCAGCAGGAATATTTATTAGCCAGGGCCGCCCGCCTGCCCGATCTTTCGGCCACGGGTTCACAAACCTTTGCGCATGGTAATAATTTCAGCAACGGCGATAACGGCAGGCATTCGGGTTATAACGTATCGGGCTCATACGGGATAAGCTCAAATGTTACATTGTATAATGGCAGTTACATCAACAACAATATCCAGCAAAAAAACCTGCAGGTGCAGTCGGCCAACCTGGGCATCCTTCAACAGGAAAACGATATTGTTTTACAAATTACCCAGGCCTACCTTACCGTACTGCTGGATAAGGAAACCGTAATCTACAATACCGATCTGCTCAGCACCACCCAGGCACAGGTTAAGTTGCAGCAACAGCGCTACAATGTAGGCAGCGTGGCCCGTAAGGATCTGATCCAGCTACAGGCCCAGCAAGCTACCGACCAATACACGCTGGTAAATTCAAAAAACGCCGTACGCAATGATCTGCTTACCCTAAAGCAATTATTGGTATTGCCAACTGATTTGAGTTTCGATATTATGCAGCCCGATACGGTGATGGCTCCGATTGACAGTATTTCCTCTTTTCGCGAAGCTGAACAAACAGCCCTGCAAAACCGCCCTGAAGTTAAGAGCGGCGAGTTAGGTGTTAAGATAGCACAATACGACGTGGAGAAAGCGAAGGCTGGTTATAAACCTACACTTACCGCAGGTGCATCACTTAATACCGGGTATGCCAACGGGCAGGGAGTTTCATTCGGCAACCAGATCAATAATAACTTTTACCAGCAATTGGGGCTTACCCTGGCTATCCCAATCTTCACCAAAAGGGTGGTAAAAACCCAGGTTGAAGAAGCAAAGATCAGCGTAAAGCAATCGCAGCTTGATCTTAAAAATACGAAGGTCACCTTATCACAAACAGTTGAGCGGGCTTACATCAATGTACAAAATGCGCGCAGCCAGTTTGATGCCGCCGCCGAAGAATATAAATACAGCAAGGAAAGCTACCGTATTGCCAGCGAACAGCTTAAAGTTGGCGTAGCCAATACCGTTGATTTTCTGTTGCAGAAGAACTTGTTTGTGCAGGCACAGCAATCATTTGTGCAGGCTAAATACAATGCCCTGCTCACGTTAAAGATCTATGATTTTTACAGGGGTGTACCTATTACTTTATAA
- a CDS encoding efflux RND transporter periplasmic adaptor subunit has product MKSSYKKILIIAGIVAALVLIWFLFIKKKEEPVVLQTQKPAKGYIAQSVTATGRIEPVDTVTVGTQVSGIIKYVYADFNSKVKKGQLIAELDKSLLQATVDQAKGTLLNAQSQLVFAQNNFGRQNLLFKTDAISKADYDTALNTLNAAKASVKSAEAQIRSAEKNLSYADIYSPIDGVVLNRNVSVGQTVAASFSTPTLFVLAKDITKMEVEANVDEADIGDVKAGNRASFTVDAFINDQFAGTVEDIRLHPSVSSNVVTYTTIINAPNDDMKLKPGMTASIIIYTKEVNSALLIPAKALSFMPDSTLMKDYEIVGKIGHKGNKKRSGGQGGNSTAGSTSNGGANDNAAAIHTAKSRKDSSGVNKQTAIVWVLKGKKIVRKKIQTGLNDNTQVEVLSGLTADDAVITGITGGSSSSSTVAAKPAGSPFMPQRPRGGGGGRR; this is encoded by the coding sequence ATGAAAAGCAGTTATAAAAAGATACTCATTATTGCAGGCATAGTAGCAGCACTGGTGCTCATCTGGTTCCTGTTCATCAAAAAAAAGGAAGAACCTGTTGTGCTGCAAACCCAAAAGCCGGCCAAAGGCTATATAGCCCAAAGCGTAACAGCAACAGGCCGTATCGAGCCGGTTGACACCGTAACAGTAGGTACGCAGGTATCGGGCATTATCAAATACGTTTATGCCGATTTTAATTCGAAAGTTAAAAAAGGCCAGCTCATTGCCGAACTGGATAAGTCGCTTTTACAGGCCACGGTTGATCAGGCTAAGGGAACGTTACTTAACGCACAAAGCCAGCTTGTATTTGCGCAAAATAACTTCGGCAGGCAAAACCTGTTGTTCAAAACCGATGCCATCAGTAAGGCTGATTATGATACTGCCCTGAATACGCTGAATGCCGCAAAAGCTTCGGTTAAAAGTGCCGAAGCGCAGATACGTTCGGCCGAAAAGAATTTATCATATGCGGATATCTACTCACCTATTGATGGGGTAGTGCTTAACCGTAACGTAAGCGTGGGCCAAACCGTCGCGGCAAGTTTTAGCACTCCAACGCTGTTTGTGCTTGCCAAAGATATCACTAAAATGGAAGTTGAAGCCAATGTGGATGAAGCCGATATAGGCGATGTAAAAGCGGGTAACAGGGCTTCATTTACGGTTGATGCTTTTATTAACGATCAGTTTGCCGGTACGGTTGAAGATATCAGGCTGCACCCTTCTGTATCATCAAATGTAGTTACTTATACAACCATTATTAATGCACCTAACGATGATATGAAACTGAAGCCTGGCATGACCGCCAGTATCATCATTTATACCAAAGAAGTTAACAGCGCCCTGCTGATCCCGGCCAAAGCATTAAGCTTTATGCCCGATTCGACATTGATGAAGGATTATGAGATAGTAGGTAAAATAGGGCACAAGGGCAATAAGAAAAGAAGTGGCGGACAAGGCGGAAATAGTACCGCGGGGAGTACCAGTAACGGTGGAGCCAATGATAACGCAGCAGCCATACATACCGCAAAAAGCCGCAAAGATAGCAGCGGCGTAAATAAACAAACAGCTATTGTATGGGTATTAAAGGGTAAAAAAATAGTGCGTAAAAAAATCCAGACAGGCTTGAATGACAATACCCAGGTTGAGGTATTGTCAGGCTTAACTGCCGATGATGCAGTGATCACCGGTATTACCGGTGGCTCTTCAAGCTCATCAACAGTTGCTGCTAAACCAGCCGGTAGTCCGTTTATGCCGCAAAGGCCGCGTGGCGGAGGGGGAGGACGCCGGTAA